A single genomic interval of Arthrobacter sp. NicSoilB8 harbors:
- a CDS encoding MBL fold metallo-hydrolase — protein sequence MTVTIENLVTSGIFSLDGGTWDVDNNVWIVGNDYECVIIDSPHDAAAIINQVRGRKVLAILLTHAHNDHIGAAREVAEALGAPIHLNPEDLVLWKQAYPDTEPDRYHGDGDVFEVGGTALLAIHTPGHSPGSTCFYLESEGTVFTGDTLFNGGPGATGRSYSDYPTILASIRDRLLTLPEDTVVRTGHGESTTIGAERETLAKLSR from the coding sequence ATGACAGTCACCATCGAAAACCTTGTCACCTCGGGCATTTTTTCGCTCGACGGGGGCACCTGGGACGTGGACAACAACGTTTGGATCGTGGGCAACGACTATGAGTGCGTCATCATCGACTCACCGCATGATGCGGCAGCCATCATCAACCAGGTGCGCGGCCGGAAGGTCCTGGCCATCCTGCTGACCCATGCGCACAACGACCACATCGGTGCCGCCCGCGAGGTGGCAGAGGCACTGGGCGCCCCGATCCACCTGAACCCGGAGGACCTGGTCCTCTGGAAGCAGGCTTACCCGGATACGGAACCGGACCGGTACCACGGCGACGGTGACGTGTTCGAGGTGGGCGGCACCGCGCTGTTGGCCATCCACACCCCGGGGCATTCCCCGGGCTCCACCTGCTTTTACCTCGAAAGCGAGGGAACGGTGTTCACCGGGGACACGCTCTTCAACGGTGGACCGGGTGCGACGGGGCGCTCCTACAGCGATTACCCGACCATCCTGGCCTCCATCCGCGATCGGCTGCTGACGCTGCCGGAGGACACGGTGGTCCGGACCGGTCACGGCGAGAGCACCACCATTGGTGCCGAGCGGGAAACGCTGGCGAAGTTGTCCCGGTAG
- a CDS encoding S-(hydroxymethyl)mycothiol dehydrogenase, with the protein MVHKVQAVIAREKNAPVSLETILVPDPGPGEALVDILTCGVCHTDLHYKQGGIGDDFPYLLGHEATGVVSAVGSDVTQIRPGDRVILNWRAVCGECRACAKGEPQYCFNTHNATQKMTLEDGTELSAALGIGAFAEKTLVAAGQCTRVDEDADAAAVGLLGCGVMAGIGAAINTGEVKRGESVAVIGCGGVGIAAIAGAKLAGATTIIAVDIDANKVEMARSLGATHGVDSSREDPVEAIRSLTGGNGADVVIDAVGRPETYRQAFYARDLAGRVVLVGVPTPGAKLELPLLDVFGRGGSLKSSWYGDCLPSRDFPMLVAHYKLGNLDLDAFVTERITIDQVEEAFAKMHDGKVLRSVVEIQSLKELS; encoded by the coding sequence ATGGTCCACAAAGTACAGGCAGTCATCGCCAGGGAGAAGAATGCCCCGGTTTCGCTGGAGACAATCCTGGTCCCGGATCCGGGGCCGGGGGAGGCCCTGGTGGACATTCTCACGTGCGGGGTCTGCCACACGGACCTGCACTATAAGCAGGGCGGCATCGGCGACGACTTCCCCTACCTGCTGGGGCACGAGGCCACGGGTGTGGTCAGCGCTGTGGGGTCCGATGTCACGCAGATTCGGCCGGGGGACCGGGTGATCCTGAACTGGCGGGCGGTGTGCGGCGAATGCCGGGCGTGCGCCAAGGGTGAGCCGCAGTACTGCTTCAACACGCACAATGCAACGCAGAAGATGACCCTGGAGGACGGGACGGAGCTCTCGGCTGCGCTGGGCATCGGCGCGTTCGCGGAGAAGACGCTGGTCGCGGCCGGGCAGTGCACCAGGGTTGACGAGGACGCTGATGCAGCGGCCGTCGGGCTGCTCGGCTGCGGTGTGATGGCGGGCATCGGCGCCGCCATCAACACCGGTGAGGTCAAGCGTGGCGAATCGGTGGCCGTGATCGGCTGCGGCGGCGTGGGCATCGCCGCGATCGCCGGGGCCAAGCTGGCCGGCGCGACGACGATCATCGCGGTGGATATCGACGCGAACAAGGTCGAGATGGCCAGGTCTCTGGGCGCGACGCACGGCGTGGACTCCAGCAGGGAGGACCCGGTCGAAGCCATCCGGTCGCTGACCGGGGGTAATGGTGCCGACGTCGTAATCGACGCGGTGGGACGCCCCGAGACGTACAGGCAGGCGTTCTACGCCAGGGACCTCGCCGGCCGTGTGGTGTTGGTGGGCGTGCCGACGCCGGGCGCGAAGCTTGAGCTGCCGCTGCTGGACGTCTTTGGCCGGGGCGGGTCGCTGAAGTCCTCCTGGTACGGGGACTGCCTGCCGTCCCGGGACTTCCCGATGCTCGTGGCGCACTACAAGCTGGGCAACCTGGACCTGGACGCTTTCGTCACGGAGCGCATCACGATCGACCAGGTGGAGGAAGCCTTCGCCAAAATGCATGACGGCAAGGTCCTGCGCTCGGTCGTTGAAATACAGTCTCTGAAGGAGCTCTCATGA
- a CDS encoding glucose-6-phosphate dehydrogenase assembly protein OpcA, which translates to MIVDLPDTTTSKISKKIMALREQGGVIALGRVLTLVVVTRSGLEEEAIEAANEASREHPCRIIVLADAGASAPTRLDAQIRVGGDAGASEVILLRGYGELAEESESLVAALLLPDAPIVAWWPHGAPRNACQTSIGSIAHRRITDSANEADPVAALENIRATYKAGDTDLAWTRLTNWRIQLAAVLDQVDDSPVTAVAVEGASDSPSTILLAAWLTLALDVPVTIVADPAGTGIRRVRLTRPGGDIQLFRPGLTIAELTQPGQPAQRISLPRRSLKDCLAEELRRLDPDEVFGETVRSLDTSKMHQETDMTFTCNGEPRRNRDLQSLIAV; encoded by the coding sequence ATGATCGTAGATCTTCCCGACACCACCACCTCCAAGATCTCCAAGAAGATCATGGCCCTGCGCGAGCAGGGCGGCGTGATCGCCCTGGGCCGGGTGCTGACCCTCGTGGTCGTCACCCGCTCCGGGCTCGAGGAGGAGGCCATCGAGGCCGCCAACGAGGCCAGCCGCGAACACCCGTGCCGGATCATCGTCCTCGCCGACGCCGGGGCCTCCGCCCCGACCCGGCTGGACGCCCAGATCCGGGTCGGCGGCGACGCCGGGGCCTCCGAGGTCATCCTGCTGCGCGGCTACGGCGAACTCGCCGAGGAAAGCGAATCCCTGGTCGCGGCCCTGCTGCTCCCGGACGCCCCGATCGTGGCCTGGTGGCCGCACGGCGCCCCCCGGAACGCCTGCCAGACCTCGATCGGGAGCATCGCGCACCGCCGGATCACCGACTCGGCCAACGAGGCCGACCCGGTCGCGGCGCTGGAAAACATCCGGGCCACGTACAAGGCCGGCGACACGGACCTCGCCTGGACCCGCCTGACCAACTGGCGCATCCAGCTCGCCGCGGTCCTGGACCAGGTCGACGACTCACCGGTCACCGCCGTCGCCGTCGAAGGGGCCTCGGACTCCCCCTCCACCATCCTGCTCGCGGCCTGGCTCACCCTGGCCCTGGATGTCCCCGTGACGATCGTCGCGGACCCGGCCGGCACCGGCATCCGCCGCGTCCGCCTCACCCGGCCAGGCGGCGACATCCAGCTCTTCCGGCCCGGACTGACCATCGCGGAACTGACCCAGCCCGGCCAGCCCGCACAGCGGATCTCCCTGCCCCGCCGCAGCCTCAAGGACTGCCTCGCCGAGGAGCTCCGCCGCCTGGACCCCGACGAAGTCTTCGGCGAAACCGTCCGCAGTCTTGATACCTCCAAAATGCACCAGGAAACCGACATGACGTTCACGTGCAACGGGGAACCAAGGCGTAACCGGGATCTTCAGTCACTGATCGCCGTATAG
- the zwf gene encoding glucose-6-phosphate dehydrogenase: protein MSLTSVESSARPGHKSGRNPLREPRDRRLNRIAGPSSLVLFGVTGDLARKKLMPAVYDLANRGLLPPSFALVGFARRKWENEDFAAEVKESVKAYARTPFDETVWKQLSEGIRFVQGEFDDDEAFKRLSETIDELDEQRGTRGNHAFYLSIPPKAFEQVCRQLSKHGLAQAEGDKWRRVVIEKPFGHDLESARQLNDIVESVFPPDAVFRIDHYLGKETVQNILALRFANQLFEPLWNANYVDHVQITMAEDIGTGGRAGYYDGVGAARDVIQNHLLQLLALTAMEEPISFNADDLRAEKEKVLAAVRLPHDLSTHSARGQFTGGWQGGEEVLGYLEEEGIPADSKTETFAAIRVDINTRRWSGVPFYLRAGKRLGRRVTEIAVVFKRAPNLLFRDHSEDDFGQNAVVIRVQPDEGATIRFGSKVPGTQMEVRDVTMDFGYGHSFTESSPEAYERLILDVLLGEPPLFPRHAEVELSWKILDPFEDYWASLPEQPEPYRPGSWGPASADELLARDGRTWRRP from the coding sequence ATGTCACTTACCAGCGTCGAATCAAGCGCGAGGCCCGGGCACAAGTCCGGGCGTAATCCGCTCCGGGAGCCTCGTGACCGCCGTCTGAACCGTATCGCCGGACCGTCTTCGCTGGTCCTGTTCGGGGTGACCGGGGATCTCGCCCGCAAGAAGCTCATGCCGGCGGTGTATGACCTCGCCAACCGCGGGCTGCTGCCGCCGAGCTTCGCCCTGGTGGGCTTTGCCCGCCGGAAGTGGGAGAACGAGGACTTCGCTGCGGAGGTCAAGGAGTCCGTCAAGGCCTACGCCCGGACCCCGTTCGATGAAACGGTCTGGAAGCAGCTCTCCGAGGGCATCCGCTTCGTGCAGGGCGAGTTCGACGACGACGAGGCGTTCAAGCGATTGTCCGAAACGATCGATGAGCTCGACGAGCAGCGCGGGACCCGCGGCAACCACGCGTTCTACCTCTCGATCCCGCCGAAGGCCTTCGAGCAGGTCTGCCGCCAGCTCTCCAAGCACGGCCTGGCGCAGGCCGAGGGCGACAAGTGGCGCCGGGTGGTGATCGAGAAGCCGTTCGGGCACGACCTGGAGTCGGCCCGGCAGCTCAACGACATCGTCGAGTCGGTGTTCCCGCCGGACGCGGTGTTCCGGATCGACCACTACCTGGGCAAGGAGACGGTGCAGAACATCCTGGCGCTGCGCTTCGCGAACCAGCTCTTCGAGCCGCTCTGGAACGCCAACTATGTGGACCACGTCCAGATCACCATGGCCGAGGACATCGGCACCGGCGGCCGGGCGGGCTACTACGACGGCGTGGGCGCGGCCCGCGACGTCATCCAGAACCACCTGCTCCAGCTCCTGGCCCTGACGGCCATGGAGGAGCCGATCTCCTTCAACGCCGATGACCTGCGGGCGGAGAAGGAAAAGGTCCTCGCCGCCGTCAGGCTCCCGCACGATCTCTCCACCCACTCCGCCCGCGGCCAGTTCACCGGCGGCTGGCAGGGCGGCGAGGAGGTCCTGGGCTACCTGGAGGAAGAAGGCATCCCGGCCGATTCGAAGACCGAGACGTTCGCCGCGATCCGGGTGGACATCAACACCCGCCGCTGGTCCGGCGTGCCGTTCTACCTGCGCGCCGGCAAGCGGCTGGGGCGCCGGGTGACGGAAATCGCCGTCGTGTTCAAACGCGCACCCAACCTGCTGTTCCGCGACCACAGCGAGGACGACTTCGGCCAGAACGCCGTGGTCATCCGGGTCCAGCCCGACGAGGGCGCCACCATCCGGTTCGGGTCCAAGGTCCCGGGCACCCAGATGGAGGTCCGCGACGTCACCATGGACTTCGGCTACGGCCACTCCTTCACCGAGTCCAGCCCCGAAGCGTACGAACGCCTCATCCTCGACGTGCTCCTCGGCGAGCCCCCGCTGTTCCCCCGCCACGCCGAGGTCGAGCTGTCCTGGAAGATCCTTGACCCGTTCGAGGACTACTGGGCGTCCCTGCCCGAACAGCCCGAGCCGTACCGGCCCGGCAGCTGGGGCCCGGCCTCGGCCGATGAACTCCTTGCCCGCGACGGACGAACCTGGAGAAGGCCATGA
- the hxlA gene encoding 3-hexulose-6-phosphate synthase, which produces MKLQVAIDLLTTEAALELAGQVAEFVDIIELGTPLIKAEGLSVITAIKNAHPDKVVFADLKTMDAGELEADIAFKAGADLVTVLGAADDSTIAGAVKAAKAHNKGIVVDLIGVADKVTRAKEVRALGAKFVEMHAGLDEQAKPGFDLNGLLRAGAEARVPFSVAGGVKLATIADVQKAGADVAVAGGAIYGAADPALAAKQLRAAIN; this is translated from the coding sequence ATGAAGCTCCAAGTTGCTATCGACCTCCTGACCACCGAAGCCGCCCTCGAACTCGCCGGCCAGGTTGCCGAATTCGTGGATATCATCGAACTCGGTACGCCGCTGATCAAGGCCGAAGGCCTCTCCGTCATCACCGCGATCAAGAACGCCCACCCGGACAAGGTTGTCTTCGCTGACCTGAAGACGATGGACGCCGGTGAACTTGAAGCCGACATCGCCTTCAAGGCCGGCGCCGACCTGGTCACCGTGCTCGGTGCAGCCGACGACTCCACCATCGCCGGCGCCGTCAAGGCCGCCAAGGCCCACAACAAGGGCATCGTCGTGGACCTCATCGGTGTCGCCGACAAGGTCACCCGCGCCAAGGAAGTCCGCGCCCTGGGTGCGAAGTTCGTCGAGATGCACGCCGGCCTGGACGAGCAGGCCAAGCCCGGCTTCGACCTGAACGGTCTGCTCCGCGCCGGCGCAGAAGCCCGCGTTCCGTTCTCCGTCGCCGGCGGCGTGAAGCTCGCCACCATCGCAGACGTCCAGAAGGCAGGCGCCGACGTCGCCGTCGCCGGCGGCGCCATCTACGGTGCAGCCGACCCCGCCCTGGCCGCCAAGCAGCTCCGCGCAGCCATCAACTAA
- the hxlB gene encoding 6-phospho-3-hexuloisomerase, with the protein MTTTAGAVRTGYSSTDDIVRNLSLVRDEIADTAAKIDEQQIADLARHLSQPGRVFVAGAGRSGLVLRMAAMRLMHLGLNVHIAGDTTTPAIASGDLLLVASGSGTTSGVVKSAETAAKAGARIAAFTTNASSPLAGLADALVIIPAAQKTDHGSSVSRQYSGSLFEQVLFLATEALFQSLWDNTDVPAEELWLRHANLE; encoded by the coding sequence GTGACTACGACAGCAGGTGCGGTTCGCACCGGGTACAGCAGCACAGATGACATTGTCCGGAATCTTTCTCTCGTCCGGGACGAGATCGCGGACACAGCGGCCAAGATTGATGAACAGCAGATTGCCGACCTGGCTCGTCATCTCAGCCAGCCGGGCCGGGTGTTCGTCGCCGGCGCGGGCCGGAGCGGCCTGGTCCTGCGGATGGCCGCCATGAGGCTGATGCACCTGGGCCTGAATGTCCACATCGCCGGTGACACCACCACTCCCGCAATCGCTTCCGGTGACCTGCTCCTGGTGGCCTCCGGATCGGGGACGACCTCGGGAGTGGTCAAGTCAGCCGAAACAGCGGCGAAGGCGGGAGCGCGGATTGCCGCGTTCACCACCAACGCGAGTTCACCGCTCGCCGGACTGGCCGACGCCCTGGTGATCATTCCGGCCGCGCAGAAGACCGACCACGGCTCCAGCGTTTCCCGCCAGTACTCGGGGTCCCTGTTCGAGCAGGTGCTGTTCCTCGCCACCGAGGCTCTCTTCCAGTCGCTGTGGGACAACACCGATGTGCCCGCCGAAGAGCTCTGGCTCCGGCACGCCAACCTCGAATAA
- a CDS encoding FCD domain-containing protein, which produces MDRITKAIGLGLLKVGERLPPEAALSEMFGVGGATLREALGELRERGIVETRRGRSGGTFVVSQPRTQTDVIRDWFLSTSISEIRDIGDEHSAIAATTVRLACERAEAHDFERLQELARALVLADSPEVRAPADSRFHIELAIAAQSPRLANAEIRLQEETVQQLWTPLTVTFDPEQATAEHLELVRAIAQDQPEKAQKLVLEHIRRNIFHLIDKKLTLGYAQSTQDGQ; this is translated from the coding sequence GTGGACAGAATTACCAAGGCCATCGGCCTTGGGCTGCTCAAAGTAGGTGAACGCTTGCCCCCCGAAGCGGCACTCTCGGAAATGTTTGGGGTTGGCGGCGCGACTCTTCGTGAGGCTTTGGGGGAACTGCGCGAGCGGGGAATTGTCGAGACCCGCAGAGGCCGGAGCGGGGGAACTTTTGTCGTCAGCCAGCCACGCACCCAGACCGACGTCATTCGGGATTGGTTCCTCTCGACCTCAATTTCGGAAATACGTGACATCGGAGACGAACATTCAGCCATAGCGGCCACTACCGTCCGCTTGGCCTGTGAACGTGCCGAAGCACACGACTTCGAGCGTCTTCAGGAGCTTGCACGGGCGCTGGTACTGGCCGATAGCCCCGAAGTGCGTGCACCTGCTGACAGCCGCTTCCACATCGAGTTGGCAATCGCCGCGCAATCACCGCGGCTTGCCAACGCCGAAATCCGGCTTCAGGAAGAAACCGTCCAACAGCTATGGACCCCCCTCACCGTCACATTTGACCCCGAACAGGCAACCGCTGAACACTTGGAATTGGTCCGGGCAATCGCCCAGGACCAACCCGAGAAGGCCCAGAAACTTGTCCTTGAGCACATCCGGCGAAACATTTTCCACCTGATCGACAAGAAACTCACCCTCGGCTACGCCCAATCAACCCAGGATGGTCAATGA
- a CDS encoding cache domain-containing protein, whose translation MKPSAEVVHAATALSSWLSGVCTEVNRLSSDVSSLLERNQAGKSRIDRAALKGLDEYPREFLTRNAFAAGAGTFFAVDTLEEGVPALDWWARKESGAVGRLDLDMTPGSSRYYDYERLPFFSTAASTGEQSLWGPYVDFLGFEEYILTFAAPVSVQGRFMGVAACDIRIRDLEALIMPTLRGIPGDAALVNASNRVILGNSGQYLVGERIKSGSPDQPRVPLDVPHLGLSLIYTT comes from the coding sequence ATGAAGCCCAGCGCTGAAGTCGTACATGCTGCCACAGCCCTTTCTTCCTGGCTGAGCGGCGTCTGCACGGAGGTCAATAGGCTCTCCAGCGACGTTTCTTCCCTCCTTGAACGAAATCAAGCGGGCAAGTCTAGGATCGATAGGGCTGCCCTAAAAGGATTGGACGAATATCCTCGGGAGTTCCTAACCAGAAACGCTTTTGCAGCCGGAGCCGGGACCTTCTTCGCAGTGGACACCCTCGAGGAGGGTGTGCCGGCTTTGGACTGGTGGGCGCGCAAGGAATCCGGTGCCGTCGGAAGGCTGGATTTAGACATGACTCCAGGCAGCAGCCGTTATTACGACTATGAGAGGCTGCCGTTCTTCTCGACTGCCGCTTCCACGGGTGAGCAGAGCCTTTGGGGGCCATATGTGGACTTTCTCGGCTTCGAGGAATACATCCTCACCTTTGCGGCGCCGGTTTCCGTTCAAGGACGATTTATGGGGGTGGCTGCCTGCGACATCCGGATTAGGGACTTGGAGGCCCTCATCATGCCAACCCTGCGCGGCATCCCAGGAGATGCCGCCCTCGTCAACGCCAGCAACCGCGTCATACTCGGCAACTCCGGGCAGTACTTGGTTGGCGAGAGGATCAAATCCGGATCCCCGGACCAGCCTCGAGTTCCTCTGGATGTTCCCCACCTCGGGCTCTCCCTCATCTACACGACCTAG